A window of Nicotiana tabacum cultivar K326 chromosome 24, ASM71507v2, whole genome shotgun sequence contains these coding sequences:
- the LOC142178513 gene encoding pathogenesis-related protein PRMS-like, translating to MTIRIPKIQILSAVLLLFFIFTFISSADATTFDWVQQEFLKAHNDLRASVVVPPLQWDANLANFAQSWANSRKQDCNYRQHSTSSYGENIYWELYRQTPASGVVQKWFSEKQFFNHATNLCNCQPERERCECGHYLNIIWRTTTKVGCSSFTYCNDQKGVYVVCSYDPIGNVKGVNPLNPGNNVGVTSPNLPPKPLNNGTARYARGRGRGRGRKSRRGRGRRNKRV from the coding sequence ATGACAATACGAAtcccaaaaatccaaattttATCAGCAGTATTGCTGCTGTTCTTCAttttcactttcatttcttctgCAGATGCAACAACATTCGACTGGGTCCAACAAGAATTCCTCAAGGCTCACAATGATCTAAGAGCAAGCGTTGTCGTCCCTCCATTGCAATGGGACGCCAATTTGGCTAATTTTGCACAATCTTGGGCTAATTCGCGCAAACAAGATTGCAATTATAGACAACATTCCACTAGTTCTTATGGCGAAAACATATACTGGGAACTATATAGACAGACACCCGCGAGTGGGGTTGTCCAAAAATGGTTCTCAGAGAAGCAATTTTTCAACCACGCGACAAATCTTTGCAATTGCCAGCCTGAACGCGAGAGATGTGAATGTGGCCATTACCTTAACATTATATGGCGTACTACCACAAAAGTTGGCTGcagttcatttacttattgcaATGATCAAAAGGGTGTTTACGTTGTGTGTTCCTATGATCCTATAGGAAATGTAAAAGGTGTTAACCCTTTGAATCCTGGTAACAATGTGGGTGTAACATCACCAAATTTACCACCAAAACCTTTGAATAATGGTACTGCGCGATATGCTAGAGgaagaggcagaggcagaggcagaaAGTCTCGACGTGGCAGAGGTAGACGAAACAAGCGTGTTTAA